The following are encoded together in the Triticum dicoccoides isolate Atlit2015 ecotype Zavitan chromosome 6B, WEW_v2.0, whole genome shotgun sequence genome:
- the LOC119326363 gene encoding histone H4 produces the protein MSGRGKGGKGLGKGGAKRHRKVLRDNIQGITKPAIRRLARRGGVKRISGLIYEETRGVLKIFLENVIRDAVTYTEHARRKTVTAMDVVYALKRQGRTLYGFGG, from the coding sequence ATGTCCGGCCGCGGCAAGGGCGGGAAGGGGCTGGGCAAGGGCGGCGCCAAGCGCCACCGGAAGGTGCTGCGGGACAACATCCAGGGCATCACCAAGCCGGCCATCCGGCGGCTGGCTCGCCGTGGCGGCGTGAAGCGCATCTCGGGgctcatctacgaggagacccgcggcgtgctcaagatcttcctcgagaacgTCATCCGCGACGCCGTCACCTACACCGAGCACGCCCGCCGCAAGACCGTCACCGCCATGGACGTCGTCTACGCGCTCAAGCGACAGGGCCGCACCCTCTACGGATTCGGCGGCTGA